The Hymenobacter sp. DG25A nucleotide sequence TGGAATGACTTCTACTTGGTTATTCCGGTGTCTAAAACAGCCCGAATAGGGTGCTGTTGATGCGGTCCACGATGATGCCCAGGTCTTCCTGTTTATTCACGTAGTCGAGGTTGTTGACGTCGATAACGAGCAGGCGGCCGTGGTGGTAGTTGCTGATCCACCGCTCGTAATGCTCATTGAGGTTTTTCAGGTACTCAATTTTGATGTTGTTCTCGTAGTCGCGGTTGCGCTTTTCAATCTGCGAAATCAGCTTGGGCAGATCGGCCTTGAGGTAGAGCAGCAGATCCGGCGGGTCCACCATGCTCACCATCGACTCAAACAAGCCCAGGTAGTTGTGGTAGTCGCGCTCAGGCATCAGCCCGGACTCATGCAGGTTGGCCGCAAAAATGTGCGCATCCTCATAAATCGTGCGGTCCTGAATAACGCCTTTGCTGGCCTTCTGAAGCTCTTTTATGCGCTGGGTCTGGCGGAAGCGGCTATTGAGGAAATACACCTGCAGGTGAAACGCCCAGTGGTGCATATCGTCGTAAAAATCTTTCAGATAGGGATTATGGTCCACATCTTCCAGAAAAACTTCCCAATTGAAATGGTGCGCCAGTTTGTTGGCCAGCGTGGTTTTGCCGG carries:
- a CDS encoding deoxynucleoside kinase, translating into MHIAIVGNIGAGKTTLANKLAHHFNWEVFLEDVDHNPYLKDFYDDMHHWAFHLQVYFLNSRFRQTQRIKELQKASKGVIQDRTIYEDAHIFAANLHESGLMPERDYHNYLGLFESMVSMVDPPDLLLYLKADLPKLISQIEKRNRDYENNIKIEYLKNLNEHYERWISNYHHGRLLVIDVNNLDYVNKQEDLGIIVDRINSTLFGLF